In one window of Candidatus Schekmanbacteria bacterium DNA:
- a CDS encoding agmatine deiminase family protein — protein sequence MPAEWERHEAVWLSWPYDESTFPDRIKEVENIYLKIISALHNGEKINLLVKDEEMKNRVEKTLLDYGINLYQVVFHIYDYADVWFRDYGPIFLVNKREKALSIVKWQFNAWGEKYEELIKDTNIPYLMNEKLNLPLYSPNIVLEGGSIDVNGEGVLLTTKQCLLNKNRNKKLKVEEIEYFLREYLGVRDIIWLEGGVDGDDTDGHIDDVARFVNENTVLACFEADENDVNYNVLKKNYEILLNYRTAEGKRLNVVKLPMPKPIEINGQRLPASYANFYIGNSAVLVPVFNQPTDTEAIEIIGAFFPERKIVAIDCNDLIVGFGAIHCITQQQPLLEG from the coding sequence ATATGCCTGCTGAATGGGAGAGGCATGAAGCAGTATGGCTTTCTTGGCCCTATGATGAATCTACTTTTCCTGACAGAATTAAAGAAGTTGAAAATATTTATCTTAAGATAATTTCTGCCTTACATAATGGCGAGAAGATTAATCTTCTCGTTAAAGATGAAGAGATGAAGAATAGGGTTGAAAAGACTCTCCTCGATTATGGCATAAATCTCTATCAGGTTGTTTTTCATATCTACGATTATGCTGATGTATGGTTTAGAGACTATGGGCCTATATTTTTAGTAAACAAGAGGGAAAAAGCCCTATCCATTGTTAAATGGCAATTTAATGCATGGGGTGAAAAGTATGAAGAGCTTATCAAAGATACCAATATTCCTTATCTGATGAATGAAAAATTGAACCTTCCCCTTTATTCTCCAAATATTGTGCTTGAAGGAGGTTCGATAGATGTCAATGGGGAAGGTGTCTTGCTGACTACAAAGCAATGTCTCTTAAACAAAAATAGGAATAAGAAGTTGAAAGTCGAAGAAATTGAATATTTCTTACGGGAATATTTAGGGGTTAGAGATATAATCTGGCTTGAAGGCGGAGTAGATGGGGATGATACAGATGGTCATATTGATGATGTTGCGCGCTTTGTGAATGAAAATACTGTACTTGCATGTTTTGAAGCAGACGAGAATGATGTCAATTATAATGTCTTGAAGAAAAACTATGAAATACTTTTAAATTACAGAACGGCAGAAGGGAAGAGATTAAATGTCGTAAAACTTCCAATGCCAAAACCTATTGAAATAAATGGACAACGCCTGCCTGCAAGTTATGCCAATTTTTATATAGGAAACAGCGCAGTGCTTGTGCCTGTGTTTAATCAACCTACAGATACTGAAGCAATTGAAATTATTGGTGCTTTTTTCCCTGAAAGAAAAATTGTAGCAATCGACTGCAATGATTTGATAGTCGGATTTGGCGCAATTCATTGTATTACACAACAACAGCCATTACTTGAAGGGTGA
- a CDS encoding DNA-binding protein, translated as MIMKLLTIKEVAKVLKINEHTAYRYAKDGKIPATRVGRSWRVLESVLEDWLKERSGKTTGAWKRKKPEKK; from the coding sequence ATAATTATGAAATTGTTAACCATTAAAGAAGTGGCAAAGGTTCTAAAGATCAATGAGCATACTGCTTACAGGTATGCAAAGGATGGAAAGATTCCTGCTACAAGAGTTGGCAGAAGTTGGAGAGTGCTTGAAAGTGTTCTTGAAGATTGGCTGAAGGAAAGGTCTGGTAAAACTACTGGTGCTTGGAAAAGAAAGAAGCCGGAAAAGAAATAA